A window from Planctomycetia bacterium encodes these proteins:
- a CDS encoding DUF3386 family protein, producing the protein MRTVRQLAATLLLLALAAPAAQAHFIWAAVAPDASGKPAAQLWFSEGAAPGEVNLLAKVAHSKAWRRDLQGQLTDLALREEQSASGGAWLATLAGEAPCSIEAECIYGVFDRGAGAMMLEYYAKALHGVEAADFAKIGRAEKLAFDVAPEAAADGNVKLTVLWQGSPVADADVTVIAPNDADQLFKTDANGQVEFSAKAAGLYAIRAFRNEPETEGEHQGKAYRGVRRYSTLTFELAGNGETSSTDAPVADGNQMLAHAREQRALWDGFPGFEAALTLEDGEHSAQGKAKITADGEVELTGFGDLDLGWARGQLESMVQHRFSGNGPESEVELVEEATHHPLGSLVKFKDDPSMHSAYRIDADVITQVNRQMGKSRFSINVIDVHRNPEGKYLPQVFQVNFWDKETGELKSSMMCYNTWTRVGDYDLPVRFAFIDAGDNKNEVRSLVFSDQKLLAK; encoded by the coding sequence ATGAGGACTGTACGTCAACTCGCCGCAACGCTGCTGTTGCTGGCTTTGGCCGCGCCGGCCGCTCAAGCCCACTTTATTTGGGCCGCGGTCGCGCCCGACGCATCGGGTAAGCCCGCCGCGCAGCTCTGGTTCAGCGAAGGCGCCGCGCCAGGCGAAGTGAATTTGTTGGCCAAAGTCGCGCACAGCAAAGCCTGGCGGCGCGATCTTCAGGGCCAGTTGACGGACCTAGCTCTGCGTGAGGAGCAATCGGCCAGCGGCGGCGCGTGGCTCGCCACGCTCGCCGGTGAAGCTCCGTGTAGCATCGAGGCCGAATGCATTTACGGCGTGTTCGATCGCGGCGCCGGTGCGATGATGCTCGAATACTACGCCAAGGCGTTGCACGGCGTGGAGGCCGCGGATTTCGCCAAGATCGGGCGCGCGGAAAAGCTGGCCTTCGACGTGGCGCCGGAAGCCGCGGCGGATGGAAACGTCAAGTTGACGGTACTCTGGCAAGGCAGCCCGGTCGCGGATGCCGATGTGACGGTCATCGCGCCGAACGACGCCGATCAACTGTTCAAGACCGACGCCAATGGACAAGTTGAATTCTCGGCGAAGGCCGCTGGGCTGTACGCCATCCGCGCCTTCCGCAATGAGCCGGAAACCGAAGGTGAGCACCAAGGCAAAGCCTATCGCGGCGTGCGGCGTTACTCGACGTTGACGTTCGAGTTGGCCGGCAACGGTGAAACGTCGTCGACCGACGCTCCCGTGGCGGACGGCAATCAGATGCTAGCTCACGCCCGTGAGCAACGCGCTTTATGGGACGGCTTCCCAGGTTTCGAAGCCGCGCTGACGCTGGAAGACGGCGAACACAGCGCTCAAGGCAAAGCCAAAATCACCGCCGACGGTGAAGTGGAATTGACCGGCTTTGGCGACCTGGACCTGGGTTGGGCGCGCGGCCAATTGGAATCGATGGTGCAACATCGCTTCTCCGGCAACGGTCCGGAGAGCGAAGTTGAGTTGGTCGAAGAAGCGACGCATCACCCCCTCGGTTCGCTGGTGAAGTTCAAGGACGATCCTTCGATGCACAGCGCATATCGCATCGACGCCGACGTGATCACGCAGGTCAATCGCCAAATGGGCAAGAGCCGGTTTAGCATCAACGTGATCGACGTGCATCGCAATCCGGAAGGGAAATATCTTCCCCAAGTGTTTCAAGTGAACTTTTGGGACAAGGAGACGGGCGAGCTCAAGTCCAGCATGATGTGCTACAACACCTGGACGCGCGTCGGCGACTACGATTTGCCGGTGCGGTTCGCTTTCATCGACGCGGGGGACAACAAGAACGAAGTCCGCTCGCTGGTGTTCAGCGATCAAAAGCTGCTCGCGAAATAG